In Nisaea acidiphila, the DNA window CCGCGTCACCAGGATCCCGGTGAAGAGGAAATAGGGGAAGACGACGATGCGCTTGTAGCCGAGTTTGGCGGCATGCTCGAGCGCCGGTTCGACCAGCGGGAAGGTGACGCCGGAATAGGCGGTCTCGCCCCAGCCGAAGCCCATGCCCTCCCAGAGCATGCGCATCACCTTGGCGACGTTGGAGTTAGCGTCCGGATCGGAGGCGCCGCGGCCGACCACGACCAGCATGGTCTCGTGCCGGGAGACGCCGTCGCCCGCTTCCTTCAGCGCCTCCTCGATGCGCTCGCCGGCGGCGCGGATCATCTTCAGGTCGATTCCGAGTTCGCGCCCGTAGCGGATCGTCACGTCTTCGGCGCCGGCCGCGTAGGTGTTCAGGACGGACGGGATGTCGTTCTTGGCGTGGCCGGCGGCGAACAGCATCCCGGGCACGGCGAGCACGTCGGTGACCCCCTGTTCGCGCAGCGCGTCGAGGCCGTTGCGGATGATCGGGGTGGCGAACTCCAGATAGCCGTAATCGACCGGCAGGTGCGGCAGCTGTTCCTTGATGCGGATCGCAAGCTTCGCGAACTCGTCCACGGCCGCCTGATCGCGGCTGCCGTGTCCGCAGATCATCACACCCTGTTTCCCGCCGGAATTTCCGTCTGTCATGCTCATATCTTCCCCACCGCCGCGCGCACGGGGACGCGGAGAAAGGCTCTCCGCCCACGAGCCGCCGCGGATATCCTTCTTTTGGATCTATCCGCCCCCGGACCGTGCCGGGGCGCCCGTCACGTCAGTGTCCCGGGCCGCTGGTTTCTGGATAGAGGGTTCGGAGGAGCGCGACAAGTCCGGATCGGGCGGGAACTGTTTCGGAAGCGGCGTGAGAAGTTTTTTAGAGGCTTTCATGTCCGGGCCCGGGTGATCGGACGTGCCGTCGGGCCCTATGGCAAGCTGCG includes these proteins:
- a CDS encoding sirohydrochlorin chelatase, whose product is MTDGNSGGKQGVMICGHGSRDQAAVDEFAKLAIRIKEQLPHLPVDYGYLEFATPIIRNGLDALREQGVTDVLAVPGMLFAAGHAKNDIPSVLNTYAAGAEDVTIRYGRELGIDLKMIRAAGERIEEALKEAGDGVSRHETMLVVVGRGASDPDANSNVAKVMRMLWEGMGFGWGETAYSGVTFPLVEPALEHAAKLGYKRIVVFPYFLFTGILVTRIYDYVDKVAARHPEIEFVKAPYLNDHPLVIETFLDRVREIDEGTGNMNCQMCKYRQQVLGFEAEVGLPQESHHHHVEGIGTGDRDGHSHDHDHHHDHGHHHHHHGDGHHHHSHGHSHDHDHGHGHDHHHHPYPHADHPLGPRTLTDN